The sequence TACCAGTCTAGTAGAAAGGAGAGCATATGCCAAAGAAAGAGAGTCAACAGCATAAACTTGACAGGGTAAGAGCTCCGAGAGTCCAGATAACGTACGATGTTGAGGTGGGCGATTCAATTGAGATGAAGGAGTTACCTTTTGTGCTCGGGGTGCTGGCTGATCTGTCCGGCAGACCTGATGAACCGCTTCCCAAATTGAAGGACAGGAAATTTATAGAATTAGACCGTGACAATTTCAATGACGTGCTTGCCGGCAT comes from Syntrophorhabdales bacterium and encodes:
- a CDS encoding type VI secretion system contractile sheath small subunit, yielding MPKKESQQHKLDRVRAPRVQITYDVEVGDSIEMKELPFVLGVLADLSGRPDEPLPKLKDRKFIELDRDNFNDVLAG